AGAATCTCAAGCCAGTATCCATCCGGATCTTCGATGAAATAAATTCCCATCGCTTCATTTTCGAAGCAAATGCATCCCATCTCTTTGTGCTTTTTATAAGCAGCCTCATAATCATCTGCTCGAAATGCCAGATGGAATTCACATTCGCCCAGATCATATGGCTGTGGATGATCTTTCAGCCAAGTAAGTTCCAGCTCAAAATCACTGATATCGTTACTCAAATATACAATAATAAAATCATCTGTCGTCTTTCGTCTTACTTCATGTAAGTCGAGGGCTTCGTTATAAAATTTAATAGATTTTTCTAAATCTGATACGTTATAATTTTCATGGATCATTTTAAAATTCATAATACTTCTCCTTTTGTACATTCTGTGTTTTTAATACGTGACTTATATTGTGGGTGTTCAGTAATAAACCGCTTGATTACACTGGCATCACCCCAATAATGCATTGGAAAAATGGCATTGCAATCTACATTTTCAAGAAAATATAGAATCCCGTCGGCATAGTGTTCTTCTTGTCTTGGATCAAGCGGAACAAATGCAACATCAAAATGCATCCCCTTAATTTTTCTAATTTCTGCACGATATGCCGATGTAAGCCTCTGATTATCCGTCTCCGGCTCACCCTCCCAATACCAGTCATTTAAATCACCGGCGTGGTAAATCGTTCCTTCTCTTGTTTTGACAATAAATGCAACACCGCTATCATTTGAAAGCAATGTATCAACTTCGGTATCATTATCCAACGTATATGCTTTATCGTGATAAGCATATGTAATTTTCATATCAGACCGCTTATTCTTCTTGCGTATATCTTTCGATAAAACAGCCTGATAGGTCATCCCCATTTCATCAAGGATTTCAAAGATTTTCGGGTTAAAATGATCCTCGTGAAAGTGACTGCAAAAGACAATCACTTCTTTCTTCTTATCGAGAGGTGGCAATTCACCCTTGTAATAGTCAAAGATATAGTAGCAATCTTTAGTCTCAACCAAAAAGCCACTATGATTAATATAAGTTATTTTCATGATATCACCTGCTAAAAATGACATGTTTCAAATTCGCTATTATTGTACATTGTTACGTTAAATTTGTAAAGTGTCACTTGCCAAATTATCTGATGCATCTTTTTAACATAAAATTTTTTATGTTTTCTCTAAAATACATTTTGTTTTTACATTTCTATGCTATACTAAAGCATTATAAAAATTCTATTTATAATACGAGGTGAACTAAGTGAAGAAAAAAACACTTGTGCCTCTTATCATTTTTTTACTGGGTATATGCCTGGTTGGTTTAATTGTATACAAAACAGACACCCATGAAAAAGCAGAGAGACACACAACCGCACAATTAAATGCCACAACCTATGGTGAACGTATAAAAAACGAAATTATAAGCGGAATTGAGATTACCAATACACTGGAACAAATTTTGACCAGTGAAGATGGTGAAATCAACCACTTTGACACAATTGCAGAGAATATCATATCTGGCTCTATTGCAAGCATACAGCTTGCTCCAGATGGCATTGTGACAGATATTTATCCTGCTAATGGAAATGAAGCAGGTAAAATTGATCTGCTCCATGATAAAGACCGCAAAGAAATTTCCTGTTACGCAAGAGACCATCATACAATCATTACTCAAGGTCCCTTCGAATTTAAACAGGGAGGCTTGGGAATTGCTGTCCGCAATCCAGTCTACCTGAAAGATGAAAATGGACAAGAATATTTCTGGGGCTTTACCATTGTTATCCTCCGTATTCCTGATATTTTTTCAGACTCAATTGATGCGATTTCAAATTTTGGATAT
This Ruminococcus hominis DNA region includes the following protein-coding sequences:
- a CDS encoding VOC family protein, encoding MNFKMIHENYNVSDLEKSIKFYNEALDLHEVRRKTTDDFIIVYLSNDISDFELELTWLKDHPQPYDLGECEFHLAFRADDYEAAYKKHKEMGCICFENEAMGIYFIEDPDGYWLEILP
- a CDS encoding MBL fold metallo-hydrolase gives rise to the protein MKITYINHSGFLVETKDCYYIFDYYKGELPPLDKKKEVIVFCSHFHEDHFNPKIFEILDEMGMTYQAVLSKDIRKKNKRSDMKITYAYHDKAYTLDNDTEVDTLLSNDSGVAFIVKTREGTIYHAGDLNDWYWEGEPETDNQRLTSAYRAEIRKIKGMHFDVAFVPLDPRQEEHYADGILYFLENVDCNAIFPMHYWGDASVIKRFITEHPQYKSRIKNTECTKGEVL